The following are encoded together in the Panthera leo isolate Ple1 chromosome B4, P.leo_Ple1_pat1.1, whole genome shotgun sequence genome:
- the MMP19 gene encoding matrix metalloproteinase-19 isoform X2 — protein MEALRAFQEASELPVSGQLDDATRARMRQPRCGLEDPFNQKTLKYLLLGRWRKKHLTFRILNLPSTLPPHTARAALLQAFQYWSNVAPLTFREVQAGWADIRLSFHGRQSRYCSNSFDGPGRVLAHADIPELGSVHFDEDELWTERTYRGVNLRIIAAHELGHALGLGHSRYTQALMAPVYAGYRPHFKLHPDDVAGIQALYGKKSPETEDEEEEMELPTVPHVPTEPSPMPDPCSGELDAVMLGPRGKTYAFKGNYVWTVTDSGLGPLFQVSALWEGLPGNLDAAVYSPRTQWIHFFKGDKVWRYINFKMSPGFPKKLNRVDPHLDAALYWPFNKKVFLFKGSGYWQWDELARTDFSHYPKPIKGLFTGVPDQPSAAMGWRDGHVYFFKGKQYWRLNQQLRVEKGYPRDTAHNWMHCRPQTSDNTPLGGNTTPSGTDNSAIGTNLDTTSSAIDTTLNTAPSARDPTLDITPSATVSTTLSFPGNVTLADDKM, from the exons ATGGAGGCTCTGAG AGCTTTTCAGGAAGCATCTGAGCTGCCAGTGTCAGGTCAGCTGGATGATGCCACAAGGGCCCGCATGAGGCAGCCCCGTTGTGGCCTGGAGGACCCCTTCAACCAGAAGACCCTTAAATACCTCCTGCTGG GCCGCTGGAGAAAGAAGCACCTGACCTTCCGCATCTTGAACCTGCCTtctaccctcccaccccacacagCCCGGGCAGCCCTGCTTCAAGCTTTCCAGTACTGGAGCAATGTGGCTCCCCTGACCTTCCGGGAGGTGCAGGCTGGCTGGGCTGACATCCGCCTCTCTTTCCATGGCCGCCAGAGCCGGTACTGCTCCAATTCCTTTGATGGGCCTG GGAGGGTCCTGGCCCATGCTGACATCCCAGAGCTGGGCAGTGTGCACTTTGATGAAGATGAACTCTGGACGGAGAGGACTTACCGGGGAGTGAACCTGCGCATCATTGCAGCCCACGAACTGGGCCATGCCCTGGGGCTTGGGCACTCCCGATATACACAGGCCCTCATGGCCCCTGTCTATGCTGGTTATCGGCCCCACTTCAAGCTGCACCCGGATGATGTGGCAGGGATTCAGGCTTTATATG GGAAGAAGAGcccagagacagaggatgaggaagaagagatGGAGCTCCCCACTGTACCACACGTGCCTACAGAACCCAGTCCCATGCCAGACCCCTGCAGTGGTGAACTGGATGCCGTGATGCTGG GGCCCCGTGGGAAGACTTATGCCTTCAAGGGGAACTACGTGTGGACTGTGACAGATTCAGGGCTGGGTCCCTTGTTCCAAGTGTCTGCCCTTTGGGAGGGGCTCCCAGGAAACCTAGATGCTGCTGTCTACTCTCCTCGAACACAATGGATTCACTTCTTTAAGG GAGACAAGGTGTGGCGCTATATTAATTTCAAGATGTCTCCTGGCTTTCCCAAGAAGCTGAATAGGGTAGACCCCCACCTGGATGCAGCTCTCTATTGGCCTTTCAATAAAAAGGTGTTCCTCTTTAAG GGCTCCGGGTACTGGCAGTGGGACGAGCTGGCCCGAACTGACTTCAGCCACTACCCTAAACCAATCAAGGGATTGTTTACAGGAGTGCCAGACCAGCCCTCTGCTGCTATGGGTTGGCGGGATGGCCATGTCTACTTCTTCAAGGGTAAACAGTACTGGCGCCTCAACCAGCAGCTTCGAGTAGAGAAAGGCTATCCCAGAGATACCGCCCACAATTGGATGCACTGTCGTCCCCAGACCTCAGACAATACTCCATTGGGTGGGAACACCACTCCTTCAGGGACTGACAACTCAGCCATAGGAACAAACTTGGATACCACTTCCTCAGCCATAGATACCACCCTGAACACAGCCCCCTCAGCCAGAGACCCAACCTTGGACATTACCCCCTCAGCCACAGTCTCCACCACCCTTTCATTCCCTGGTAATGTCACCCTCGCAGATGATAAGATGTGA
- the MMP19 gene encoding matrix metalloproteinase-19 isoform X1, with the protein MNWQWLWLGFLLLMTVSGRTLGPSGKEAAVDYLLQYGYLQKPLEGPDDFKPEDIMEALRAFQEASELPVSGQLDDATRARMRQPRCGLEDPFNQKTLKYLLLGRWRKKHLTFRILNLPSTLPPHTARAALLQAFQYWSNVAPLTFREVQAGWADIRLSFHGRQSRYCSNSFDGPGRVLAHADIPELGSVHFDEDELWTERTYRGVNLRIIAAHELGHALGLGHSRYTQALMAPVYAGYRPHFKLHPDDVAGIQALYGKKSPETEDEEEEMELPTVPHVPTEPSPMPDPCSGELDAVMLGPRGKTYAFKGNYVWTVTDSGLGPLFQVSALWEGLPGNLDAAVYSPRTQWIHFFKGDKVWRYINFKMSPGFPKKLNRVDPHLDAALYWPFNKKVFLFKGSGYWQWDELARTDFSHYPKPIKGLFTGVPDQPSAAMGWRDGHVYFFKGKQYWRLNQQLRVEKGYPRDTAHNWMHCRPQTSDNTPLGGNTTPSGTDNSAIGTNLDTTSSAIDTTLNTAPSARDPTLDITPSATVSTTLSFPGNVTLADDKM; encoded by the exons ATGAACTGGCAGTGGCTATGGCTGGGCTTCCTACTCCTTATGACAGTCTCAGGCCGGACCCTGGGGCCTTCAGGGAAGGAGGCAGCCGTG GATTACCTGTTGCAGTATGGATACCTACAGAAGCCTCTCGAAGGACCTGATGACTTCAAGCCAGAAGATATCATGGAGGCTCTGAG AGCTTTTCAGGAAGCATCTGAGCTGCCAGTGTCAGGTCAGCTGGATGATGCCACAAGGGCCCGCATGAGGCAGCCCCGTTGTGGCCTGGAGGACCCCTTCAACCAGAAGACCCTTAAATACCTCCTGCTGG GCCGCTGGAGAAAGAAGCACCTGACCTTCCGCATCTTGAACCTGCCTtctaccctcccaccccacacagCCCGGGCAGCCCTGCTTCAAGCTTTCCAGTACTGGAGCAATGTGGCTCCCCTGACCTTCCGGGAGGTGCAGGCTGGCTGGGCTGACATCCGCCTCTCTTTCCATGGCCGCCAGAGCCGGTACTGCTCCAATTCCTTTGATGGGCCTG GGAGGGTCCTGGCCCATGCTGACATCCCAGAGCTGGGCAGTGTGCACTTTGATGAAGATGAACTCTGGACGGAGAGGACTTACCGGGGAGTGAACCTGCGCATCATTGCAGCCCACGAACTGGGCCATGCCCTGGGGCTTGGGCACTCCCGATATACACAGGCCCTCATGGCCCCTGTCTATGCTGGTTATCGGCCCCACTTCAAGCTGCACCCGGATGATGTGGCAGGGATTCAGGCTTTATATG GGAAGAAGAGcccagagacagaggatgaggaagaagagatGGAGCTCCCCACTGTACCACACGTGCCTACAGAACCCAGTCCCATGCCAGACCCCTGCAGTGGTGAACTGGATGCCGTGATGCTGG GGCCCCGTGGGAAGACTTATGCCTTCAAGGGGAACTACGTGTGGACTGTGACAGATTCAGGGCTGGGTCCCTTGTTCCAAGTGTCTGCCCTTTGGGAGGGGCTCCCAGGAAACCTAGATGCTGCTGTCTACTCTCCTCGAACACAATGGATTCACTTCTTTAAGG GAGACAAGGTGTGGCGCTATATTAATTTCAAGATGTCTCCTGGCTTTCCCAAGAAGCTGAATAGGGTAGACCCCCACCTGGATGCAGCTCTCTATTGGCCTTTCAATAAAAAGGTGTTCCTCTTTAAG GGCTCCGGGTACTGGCAGTGGGACGAGCTGGCCCGAACTGACTTCAGCCACTACCCTAAACCAATCAAGGGATTGTTTACAGGAGTGCCAGACCAGCCCTCTGCTGCTATGGGTTGGCGGGATGGCCATGTCTACTTCTTCAAGGGTAAACAGTACTGGCGCCTCAACCAGCAGCTTCGAGTAGAGAAAGGCTATCCCAGAGATACCGCCCACAATTGGATGCACTGTCGTCCCCAGACCTCAGACAATACTCCATTGGGTGGGAACACCACTCCTTCAGGGACTGACAACTCAGCCATAGGAACAAACTTGGATACCACTTCCTCAGCCATAGATACCACCCTGAACACAGCCCCCTCAGCCAGAGACCCAACCTTGGACATTACCCCCTCAGCCACAGTCTCCACCACCCTTTCATTCCCTGGTAATGTCACCCTCGCAGATGATAAGATGTGA